A genomic segment from Pseudomonadota bacterium encodes:
- a CDS encoding helix-turn-helix domain-containing protein — translation MTVRPNRQPLGERLKEGLDEALRHARGEIELPMTLIEIPAPPPHYGPADVLRVRQQLHMSQSGFAAVLHVSLKTVQSWEQGERNPSHAAARLLQAIEQPELLSDFVRRQRERGQSSRRFSRTSS, via the coding sequence GCCACTAGGAGAGCGCTTGAAGGAAGGGCTCGACGAAGCACTGCGTCACGCGCGTGGCGAGATCGAGCTTCCCATGACGCTCATCGAGATCCCCGCCCCCCCTCCTCACTACGGTCCGGCCGACGTCCTGCGGGTGCGTCAGCAGCTGCACATGAGCCAGAGCGGCTTCGCTGCCGTGCTTCATGTCTCGCTGAAGACGGTGCAGTCGTGGGAGCAGGGAGAGCGGAACCCCTCGCACGCGGCGGCTCGTCTGCTGCAGGCTATCGAACAGCCCGAACTTCTCTCTGACTTTGTGCGGCGGCAGCGCGAACGAGGGCAGTCGAGCAGACGGTTCTCGCGAACATCTTCTTGA